From the Verrucomicrobiia bacterium genome, the window GGTTCCGTCCCCTGGAAACCGACACGGAGACGGATTGCCAAACGGACGATGTGACCGAGGAAGTTGCTGACGCGGTGGCAAAATGATCCTTACCCGGCGCAGGAAAGTCGTGGTTGAATGGGCGCTGGAGAGAGGCTACGTTTAGCGGCCATGGTGGAAGAGAAGCGGGAGAAAAAGGTGATGCACCGCGTCCTGGTGGTTGACGACGACCACGATTTGGCGGTGTTGTTGGGCGAGGTGCTGACCTACGAGAACTGCGAGGTCGACATCGCGGCCAACGGCATGGAAGCGATGGATCGCTTGCGCACGGCGGACTACGACGCGGTCCTTTGCGACTTGATGATGCCTCGCATCGATGGCGAGGTCCTCTACAACGATGTGGTGCGGGACTACCCGTTTCTCGCCAATCGCTTTCTCTTCGTCACGGGCCAGGCGTCGCGCAAGGCCGGCTTCAGCGACTTTGTTTGGCGCACCGGCAATGAACTCATCGAGAAGCCGTTCGACATCCAGCAACTCCGCACCGCTATTCGCGAGATCTTTCTGCGCTGAGACGTTGGGATGGCTTGACACTTTTGTCCAATCACGGGCCCCTTTTTGGCCGGTAGAACGCACGTTCCCGCCTGGTCTCCGTGGTGAGCCTCTTGATTTCACGCGACTTGGGAAGTTGGCAGGGCTGGTGCTAAACATACCAGCGTCGGGATGGGGGATGCCCGGCGACAGGAGGACAACCCCTCCGTGACGTGGTTGCGGAACGATCTGCTTCCGACGCACGGAAGAATGGGCCGCGCTGAGCAACAAGCGTTGAACGATCGACGCGCGTCAGACAGAAGAGCGGTTCAAGCAATAAACGCGGGGCCGAGTTTCCATTCTGTGGAAATTCGGCCCCCGTGTTTTAGGACGTGACCGCCCGAGGCCCGCCGCTATAATCCCCTACGCGATGGCGAGTGCGAAATCCCAGCAGTCGGGCGATGGTCTCACGCCCATGATGCAGCAATATCGGCGCGTGAAGCACCAGATTCCGCCCGATGCGCTGCTTCTGTTCCGGTTGGGCGATTTCTACGAGATGTTTTTCGACGACGCAAAGGCCGCCTCGCAACTGCTCAACCTCGCGCTCACGAGCCGCAACGGCACCCCGATGTGCGGGATCCCGCACCACGCTGCCGAGGGTTATATCGGCAAGTTGCTCAAGCATGGTCGCAAGGTGGCCATCTGCGACCAACTCGAGGAGGCCCAGCCGGGCAAGTTGGTGAAACGCGATGTCACGCAAATCCTCAGTCCGGGTACACACTTCGACGCGCATCTGTTGCAGGCAGAACGAAACAATTTCCTCGCGGCGATTTGCAGCGACGGCAAGTTCGGGCTCGCGCTGGTGGATCTGACCACGGGCGACTTCAAGGTGACCGAGCTTTCGTCCGTGGAACAATTGCAGAACGAACTCACGCGGATTCGTCCCGCGGAGATCATCGTGCCGACCGAATGGCTCGCCGAAGCGAAGCAGGCGCTGGCGCATCTCGCGTTGCCGGTGACGCCACACGACGGTTGGACGTTTGAACGCGAGACGGCGTTCTTCACGTTGCGCGATCATTTCAAAACCCAATCGCTCGACGGCTTTGGCGCGAGCGAGTTGAGCGTTGGCATCGGGGCGGCCGGCGCGGCGCTCCATTACCTCGAACAAACATTGCGGCGCAGCACCGCGCACATTCATCGACTCACAGTTTATAGCATCAATGAATTCATGGTCCTGGACGCGGTGACGCAGCGGAACCTTGAATTACTCGAATCACCGCGCTCCGACCGCAAGCATACGTTGATTGGTTGCCTCGATCGCACGCTCACGCCCATGGGCGCGCGGCTGCTTCGCGAGTGGCTGACGCGTCCCTTGAAGAACGTGGAACAGATCCACGCGCGGCAGGGTGTGATTGCGACGTTTTGCGATGCGCCGCATCTGCTGGCGGATTTTCGCGAGCAACTTCACGCGGTGCGCGATATGGAGCGGACCCTCGCGCGGCTCAGTGTCGGCAACGGCAACGCGCGCGATCTGATCGTGCTAAAGGAATCGCTGGCCGCCGTGCCGAAGTTGAAAAAGACACTGGCGTCGGTGCTGGGCGCGACGGACTTTCTCGCCAAACTGACCGCGCAGATCACCGAGCTTCCGGAACTGGTTGACCTCATTACGCGCGCGATTGTAGATGCGCCGCCGCTGGCGCTGAAGGAGGGCGGACTCATCAAGCCGGGCTATCACGCGGAATTGGACGACTTTCGGCGCGCGGGAACGGAAGGCAAAGCATGGATCGCCGCACTGCAGCAAAAGGAAATTGAACGGACCGGCATCGCTTCGTTGAAGGTGCGCTTCAATTCGGTGTTCGGTTACTACATTGAAATCACGAAGGCGAATCTCGACAAAGCGCCCGACGATTACATTCGCAAACAAACCATCGCCAACGGTGAACGGTTCGTTACCCCCGAGT encodes:
- a CDS encoding response regulator, whose amino-acid sequence is MVEEKREKKVMHRVLVVDDDHDLAVLLGEVLTYENCEVDIAANGMEAMDRLRTADYDAVLCDLMMPRIDGEVLYNDVVRDYPFLANRFLFVTGQASRKAGFSDFVWRTGNELIEKPFDIQQLRTAIREIFLR
- the mutS gene encoding DNA mismatch repair protein MutS — encoded protein: MASAKSQQSGDGLTPMMQQYRRVKHQIPPDALLLFRLGDFYEMFFDDAKAASQLLNLALTSRNGTPMCGIPHHAAEGYIGKLLKHGRKVAICDQLEEAQPGKLVKRDVTQILSPGTHFDAHLLQAERNNFLAAICSDGKFGLALVDLTTGDFKVTELSSVEQLQNELTRIRPAEIIVPTEWLAEAKQALAHLALPVTPHDGWTFERETAFFTLRDHFKTQSLDGFGASELSVGIGAAGAALHYLEQTLRRSTAHIHRLTVYSINEFMVLDAVTQRNLELLESPRSDRKHTLIGCLDRTLTPMGARLLREWLTRPLKNVEQIHARQGVIATFCDAPHLLADFREQLHAVRDMERTLARLSVGNGNARDLIVLKESLAAVPKLKKTLASVLGATDFLAKLTAQITELPELVDLITRAIVDAPPLALKEGGLIKPGYHAELDDFRRAGTEGKAWIAALQQKEIERTGIASLKVRFNSVFGYYIEITKANLDKAPDDYIRKQTIANGERFVTPELKEMEHKILGAEERANALEYEIFQQIRTAAVEKSASIQESASAIAALDVLAGLAELARHQGYCRPVINDEDRIEFVDGRHPVLEQTLIEERFVPNDTMLDNREQQILIITGPNMAGKSTYIRQVALLVLMAQVGSYIPAVRATVGLVDRIFTRVGANDDLARGQSTFMVEMNETANILNNATPRSLIVLDEIGRGTSTFDGLSIAWAVAEYLHNGVGAKTLFATHYHELTELAATMPRVKNYNVAVREWQDQVIFLHKILPGGTDKSYGIQVARLAGLPKEVLARAKEVLSNLEEAELSAEGQPKLARRKKKSESGKVKREVKEVPQMYLFGGKPKEKE